A genomic stretch from Cydia amplana chromosome 1, ilCydAmpl1.1, whole genome shotgun sequence includes:
- the LOC134654466 gene encoding uncharacterized protein LOC134654466, protein MESMFATEPLDDFKSVSQEMFNHLCGNNENLTTINNSAITAATQELKQLIIECNFDLDEVAAVIKTKSWNQDKIEHLLTTLQGRRIDLLYALLTHNNSHHGESLTNFNWVLKLVLGSSELKSLKYPLVQLMLHTETPQGNKGQRMYELNKETLSKFINILENVE, encoded by the exons ATGGAATCCATGTTTGCTACAGAGCCTTTGGATGACTTTAAATCG GTGTCGCAAGAAATGTTCAATCACTTATGTGGGAATAACGAAAACTTAACAACTATCAACAACTCTGCCATTACAGCAGCTACACAAGAattaaaacaattaataatAGAATGTAATTTCGATCTGGACGAAGTTGCAGCCGTGATTAAAACAAAATCATGGAACCAAGATAAAATCGAGCATCTTTTAACCACGTTACAAGGAAGAAGAATAGATTTGTTGTATGCATTACTCACACACAATAACAGCCATCATGGAGAATCTTTAACAAACTTCAACTGGGTTTTGAAGTTAGTGCTCGGCAGCAGCGAACTAAAGTCATTGAAGTATCCACTTGTGCAGTTGATGCTACACACAGAAACACCTCAAGGCAACAAGGGGCAGAGAATGTATGagttaaataaagaaacattgtctaagtttataaatattttagagAATGTGGAATAA